Part of the Methanococcus maripaludis genome is shown below.
GAACCATATCCTTGTCGGCCCGATCCCCAACATAAACCACTTCTTCAGGTTTTAAATTAATTTTTTTAAGACCATAATTAAAAAATTCAATGTTTGGTTTTCCAAGCCCGTACTCTTCTGAAGTTATGACTTCATCAAAAAATGGATGTATTCCAAGCCTTATTAATTTTTCCCACTGTTTTATGGTAATTCCATCCGTTAAGATTCCCAAGCTTAAGCCCATACTTCTTAAATCCATTAGGGTTTTTATTGTATCAGAATAAGGCCTAAGTAACGCAAATTTAACATTGTGGTAGGTGATAATGCCTGTTGTAATTATTTTTGGATCGTATGTTCCAGTAACTGCCTTTACAAGGTCGTTAAAGTGGCCCCCATAGTTTGAACCCTTCTGTTCAATAATTTTATTCAGTATTTTTAAAG
Proteins encoded:
- a CDS encoding TIGR02253 family HAD-type hydrolase yields the protein MIRGVLFDLDDTLYNSSSFASRARKEALRSMIDIGLNATEEDALKILNKIIEQKGSNYGGHFNDLVKAVTGTYDPKIITTGIITYHNVKFALLRPYSDTIKTLMDLRSMGLSLGILTDGITIKQWEKLIRLGIHPFFDEVITSEEYGLGKPNIEFFNYGLKKINLKPEEVVYVGDRADKDMVPAKNVGMTTVRILQGKYSEITDDVSDYTIKNISELSKIIKPLI